From Sinorhizobium sp. B11:
GCACTCGATACGCCGCTTGAGCCGGCCGATGCCGCAGACGCTACGTTTGCAACCGACAACCTGCTCGCCGGCAAGCTGATCGGTCAGTGGGCCAAGGAAACGCTGGGCGACAAGGCAACGGACGCCAAGGTCGGCTTCCTCGACCTGACGCCGTCGCAGCCGACTGTCGACGTCCTGCGCGACCAGGGCTTCATGATGGGCTTCGGCATCGACCCGAAGGACCCGAACAAGATCGGCGACGAAGACGACAAGCGCATCGTCGGCCATGACGTGACGAACGGCAACGAGGAAGGCGGCCGCAAGGCCATGGAAAACCTTCTCCAGAAGGATCCGAGCATCAACGTCATCCACACGATCAATGAGCCGGCTGCGGTCGGCGCCTATCAGGCCCTGAAGGCCGTCGGCATGGAGAAGAACGTACTGATCGTATCGGTCGACGGTGGTTGCCCGGGCGTGAAGTCGGTCAAGGAAGGTGTCATCGGTGCGACCTCGCAGCAATATCCGCTGATGATGGCATCGCTCGGCGTCGAGGCGATCAAGAAGTTCGCTGACGGCGGTGAAAAGCCGAAGCCGACCGAAGGCAAGTCGTTCTTCGACACCGGCGTTTCCCTCGTCACCGACAAGCCGGTTTCCGGCGTCAAGTCGATCGACACGAAGGAAGGCACGGACAAGTGCTGGGGCTAAGCCCTGCCTGAATAAGTGTGAGAAGTGGCCGGGGCTTGATCCCCGGCCGTTTTGGGCGGACCATATGCCGTCGCCCGACAAACCGGCTGAACAAAGACCGGAAGACTATCGGCGACGGCTTTCGCGTGAGTTCGGCGCGCGGCTGCGAAGGAGGAACAATGACCGGAGCACAGGAATTTGAACGCGTCCTCGACGAAAGCGACAAGAGTGTCGCCTCGTTCGAGCACGAGAATGTCTCGCTGATCAAACGCGCGCAGCATTTTCTGCACTCGACACCGGCCGCCGTGCCGCTGATCGTGCTGATACTGTCGATCGTGATCTTCGGAATAGCGATCGGCGGACGGTTCTTCTCGTCCTATACGCTGACGCTGATCCTGCAGCAGATCGCCATCGTCGGCATTCTCGGCGCCGGCCAGACGCTGGTTATCCTGACCGCCGGCATCG
This genomic window contains:
- a CDS encoding sugar ABC transporter substrate-binding protein, translated to MKKSVLAFGALALGVAFSAPAMAADVSACLITKTDTNPFFVKMKEGATAKAKELGVTLKSYAGKIDGDSESQVAAIESCIADGAKGILIAASDTKGIVPSVKKARDAGLLVIALDTPLEPADAADATFATDNLLAGKLIGQWAKETLGDKATDAKVGFLDLTPSQPTVDVLRDQGFMMGFGIDPKDPNKIGDEDDKRIVGHDVTNGNEEGGRKAMENLLQKDPSINVIHTINEPAAVGAYQALKAVGMEKNVLIVSVDGGCPGVKSVKEGVIGATSQQYPLMMASLGVEAIKKFADGGEKPKPTEGKSFFDTGVSLVTDKPVSGVKSIDTKEGTDKCWG